The following proteins come from a genomic window of Edaphobacter sp. 4G125:
- a CDS encoding cupin domain-containing protein, which translates to MNFVKNQEPQTFTPEPGMRRQVLANTDQLMLVRHFFDADWVGARHSHPHHQLVYVVRGAIRVEVGDKTFDAHAGDSFIVDGGVEHQARALEQSEVLDVFTPTREDYRELLK; encoded by the coding sequence ATGAACTTTGTTAAAAATCAGGAGCCGCAGACCTTTACACCCGAGCCCGGCATGCGCCGGCAGGTTTTAGCAAATACAGACCAGTTGATGCTCGTTCGTCACTTCTTCGATGCCGACTGGGTAGGAGCGCGCCACAGCCATCCCCACCACCAGCTGGTTTATGTCGTTCGAGGAGCCATCCGGGTTGAGGTTGGTGACAAGACCTTCGACGCGCACGCTGGTGACAGCTTTATTGTGGATGGCGGTGTCGAACATCAAGCCCGGGCGTTGGAGCAATCTGAAGTGCTCGATGTCTTTACACCCACCCGCGAGGACTACCGCGAGCTCCTAAAGTAA
- a CDS encoding alpha-amylase family glycosyl hydrolase, translating to MSISPSLRLKAIALSIVFTFAGLAHSQVLARPGWAGSGISVTSWWKHAVVYRVDPRGFGGLHGVAEHLDYIRSLGADALLLSSLGGDAQHAIDPTLGTMDDVDEIVRQASQSNVRVLVELDATAPDMAARAHLWLVRGVAGFYAAKANAAQLTEIRNLANSFAGQRIVIGDLDTAGAQNLPQLVVDAKVGMQEKFVASAIRPALEATQQIADEGRSVPLLLSDGPTLKRSVSRYGDGTHDVEIAKSIAAMLMTTRAGSLLFYGQELGLPDGTKEISFVTPKKGEQPAPASVAAEDTNPNSLLNWYRQLSALAHSNRTIGTGAITVLNHDDQNVLAWVRRPPVASLATPAVVVVENLSDQPVTLSLKADMQKLRLRGSFLRPLLRSDNGMGALHLDGMTLAPHMVFIGELRY from the coding sequence ATGTCCATCTCTCCCTCGCTCCGTCTCAAGGCCATCGCTCTCTCTATCGTGTTTACCTTTGCGGGACTGGCTCACAGCCAGGTCCTTGCTCGTCCCGGATGGGCAGGCTCCGGGATCAGCGTCACCTCGTGGTGGAAACATGCCGTGGTGTACAGGGTCGATCCTCGTGGCTTCGGGGGCTTGCACGGCGTTGCAGAGCATCTTGACTATATTCGCTCACTCGGCGCAGATGCCCTGCTGTTGTCCTCGCTGGGAGGAGATGCACAACACGCGATCGATCCCACGCTTGGAACGATGGATGATGTGGACGAGATTGTTCGCCAGGCCAGCCAGTCGAATGTCCGCGTACTGGTCGAACTCGATGCGACCGCTCCTGATATGGCTGCAAGGGCCCACCTATGGCTGGTGCGAGGCGTTGCAGGCTTTTATGCCGCAAAGGCAAACGCAGCTCAGCTTACCGAGATTCGAAACCTGGCCAATAGCTTCGCCGGGCAGCGCATTGTCATCGGTGACCTGGATACAGCGGGAGCACAGAATCTGCCGCAACTCGTTGTGGATGCGAAAGTGGGCATGCAGGAAAAGTTCGTCGCATCGGCAATCCGGCCAGCTCTTGAAGCAACGCAACAGATCGCTGACGAAGGACGCAGCGTTCCTCTGCTGCTCTCCGATGGTCCCACCTTGAAGCGAAGCGTAAGTCGCTATGGCGATGGAACACATGATGTGGAGATCGCAAAATCGATTGCGGCGATGCTGATGACCACACGGGCCGGATCGCTGCTCTTCTATGGCCAGGAGCTTGGCCTCCCGGATGGCACAAAAGAAATATCCTTCGTTACTCCGAAGAAAGGAGAGCAGCCTGCACCGGCCAGCGTTGCGGCAGAGGATACAAATCCGAACTCGCTGTTGAACTGGTATCGGCAGCTAAGTGCACTCGCGCACAGCAACCGCACGATTGGCACAGGAGCCATCACGGTGTTGAACCATGACGACCAGAACGTGCTGGCCTGGGTACGCAGACCTCCCGTTGCCTCACTGGCAACGCCTGCGGTGGTCGTCGTGGAGAATCTCTCGGATCAGCCGGTAACACTGTCGCTCAAGGCAGATATGCAGAAGCTGCGGCTCCGAGGTAGCTTCCTGCGCCCTCTGCTCCGGTCAGACAACGGAATGGGAGCGCTGCACCTGGATGGAATGACGCTTGCACCACATATGGTCTTTATCGGAGAGCTGCGGTACTAA
- a CDS encoding APC family permease → MSANSSMQVEGTKSPELQRGLSTMSALGLNVIGMVGIGPFVTLPLIVAAMGGPQAMLGWILGAALSLCDGMVWSELGTAYPEAGGSYSYLKHLYGERKLGRVFSFLYAWQILFSSPLSIASGCIGFSQYITFFVPNAVHPLVSAKFLGVPIVVSGQTLIAMGACAFALALLYRSILSIDKIVRWLGIAVVFTLVFIIFAGFTHFDSKIAFDFPANAFQLDSAFFMGLGAGLLVAAYDYGGYYSACFMGAEVRDPQKTIPRAVLGSVIIVGILYLLMNISVLGVLPWQELAQETGNSHARMFTMAVFMQRLYGHSAAAIIVVLIAVAALCSVFALLLGQSRIPFAAARDGNFPKWFGAIHPQLRIPHHALLWLGTITMVCCVFRLQEVITALVVIRILFQFLLQGLAVLLPKHRRERKLRGFRMPLYPLPALLALAGFLFILFSRQNFLREIRTAGIILLAGLAVYGIRFLIESRAAQPEA, encoded by the coding sequence ATGAGCGCGAATTCATCCATGCAGGTGGAAGGTACGAAGTCTCCTGAGCTGCAGCGTGGTCTTTCCACCATGTCTGCGCTTGGATTGAACGTCATTGGCATGGTGGGGATTGGTCCCTTTGTCACGCTGCCGCTGATTGTCGCCGCGATGGGCGGCCCTCAGGCCATGCTCGGCTGGATTCTGGGAGCTGCGCTTTCGCTCTGCGATGGCATGGTGTGGAGCGAGCTTGGCACTGCGTATCCTGAGGCCGGAGGATCCTACTCCTACCTGAAGCACCTTTACGGCGAACGAAAACTGGGGCGCGTCTTTTCGTTCCTTTATGCGTGGCAGATTCTGTTTAGCTCGCCGCTCTCCATTGCTTCGGGCTGCATCGGGTTTTCGCAGTACATCACTTTCTTTGTTCCCAACGCAGTACATCCACTCGTTTCCGCAAAGTTTCTAGGGGTTCCGATTGTTGTAAGCGGCCAGACCCTGATTGCGATGGGAGCCTGCGCCTTCGCGCTTGCGCTGTTGTATCGCAGCATCCTCTCGATCGACAAGATTGTTCGCTGGCTTGGAATCGCCGTGGTCTTCACGTTGGTGTTCATCATCTTCGCGGGTTTCACGCACTTCGATTCAAAGATCGCCTTCGATTTTCCTGCAAATGCGTTCCAGCTGGATAGTGCCTTCTTCATGGGACTCGGTGCGGGGCTTCTGGTTGCGGCCTATGACTACGGTGGGTACTACAGCGCCTGCTTTATGGGCGCCGAAGTGCGCGATCCGCAGAAGACCATTCCGCGCGCCGTGCTGGGTTCGGTGATTATCGTTGGCATACTTTACCTGCTGATGAACATCAGCGTGCTTGGCGTTCTCCCCTGGCAGGAGCTAGCTCAGGAGACAGGCAATAGCCATGCGCGGATGTTCACGATGGCTGTCTTTATGCAGCGGCTCTACGGACATAGTGCTGCCGCCATCATCGTTGTGCTCATTGCCGTGGCGGCGTTGTGCTCTGTGTTCGCGCTGCTACTCGGGCAATCGCGTATCCCCTTTGCCGCGGCACGCGATGGCAATTTCCCCAAGTGGTTCGGAGCGATCCACCCGCAGCTGCGGATACCGCATCACGCGCTGTTGTGGCTGGGCACGATCACGATGGTCTGCTGTGTCTTCCGACTGCAGGAAGTTATCACTGCGCTCGTTGTCATCCGTATTCTCTTCCAGTTCCTGTTACAGGGGTTGGCGGTGCTGTTGCCGAAGCACAGGCGCGAGCGCAAGCTGCGGGGATTCCGTATGCCGCTTTATCCACTTCCTGCTCTCCTCGCGCTCGCAGGATTCCTCTTCATCCTGTTTTCGCGGCAAAACTTTTTGCGCGAGATCAGGACGGCTGGCATCATCCTATTGGCGGGACTCGCAGTTTATGGCATTCGCTTTCTGATCGAGAGCCGGGCGGCTCAGCCGGAAGCTTAA